Proteins from one Streptomyces sp. NBC_00390 genomic window:
- a CDS encoding GMC family oxidoreductase — MAAQALPPEFDYVVVGGGTAGAVVAARLSEDPEVSVCVLEAGPSDVGDERILRLNRWMELLESGYDWDYPVEPQENGNSFLRHARAKVLGGCSSHNSCIAFWAPAEDLDEWAAMGCTGWSAADCFPLYQRLETNDAPGDHHGRSGPVTIRTVPPDDPCGTALLAACAATGIPTRPFNTGRTVVRGANWFQINARSDGTRSSASVSYLHPVLGKRPNLDVRTGLQAKRLLFDEGARCSGVEYLQPDTVHSAVVRARREVIVCCGAIDSPKLLMLSGIGPARHLRESGVDVRVDSPGVGSHLQDHPEAVIMWEAKQPMVTTSTQWWEIGVFADTEPGLDRPDLMLHYGSVPFDMNTYRRGYPTTDNAFCLTPNVTRARSEGTVRLRSRDFRDKPKVDPRYFTHEHDIRVMIYGLRLAREIASQAPLAPWAGAELAPGPDTTTDEELFSYIRDTHNTVYHPACTVRMGAAHDRSSPLDPQLRVKGVSGLRVADASVMPFLPTVNPCITTMMIGEKCADLIKAG, encoded by the coding sequence ATGGCCGCTCAAGCCCTGCCGCCCGAATTCGACTATGTCGTGGTCGGCGGCGGCACCGCCGGTGCGGTCGTCGCCGCACGGCTGTCGGAGGACCCCGAGGTCAGTGTCTGTGTGCTGGAGGCAGGCCCCTCCGACGTCGGCGACGAGAGAATTCTGCGGCTGAACCGGTGGATGGAGCTGCTGGAATCCGGCTACGACTGGGACTACCCGGTGGAGCCGCAGGAGAACGGCAACAGCTTCTTGCGGCACGCCCGGGCCAAGGTGCTCGGCGGCTGCTCCTCGCACAACTCCTGCATCGCCTTCTGGGCGCCGGCCGAGGACCTGGACGAATGGGCGGCGATGGGCTGCACCGGCTGGAGCGCAGCGGACTGCTTCCCGCTGTACCAGCGGCTGGAGACCAACGACGCGCCCGGTGACCACCATGGCCGCTCCGGGCCGGTGACGATTCGCACCGTGCCGCCCGACGACCCCTGCGGCACGGCGCTGCTGGCCGCCTGCGCGGCGACGGGCATCCCGACCAGACCGTTCAACACGGGACGTACGGTCGTGCGCGGCGCGAACTGGTTCCAGATCAACGCCCGTTCGGACGGCACCCGCTCCTCCGCCTCGGTCTCCTATCTGCATCCCGTTCTCGGCAAGCGGCCGAACCTCGATGTGCGGACGGGGCTGCAGGCCAAGCGGCTGCTGTTCGACGAGGGCGCGCGCTGCTCGGGTGTGGAGTATCTGCAGCCCGACACGGTCCATTCAGCAGTGGTACGGGCCCGGCGCGAGGTGATCGTGTGCTGCGGGGCCATCGACTCGCCGAAACTTCTGATGCTCTCGGGCATCGGGCCCGCCCGGCATCTGCGGGAGAGCGGGGTGGACGTCCGGGTCGACTCCCCCGGGGTCGGATCCCATCTCCAGGACCATCCCGAGGCAGTGATCATGTGGGAGGCGAAGCAGCCCATGGTCACCACCTCCACCCAGTGGTGGGAGATCGGTGTCTTCGCCGACACCGAACCGGGCCTGGACCGGCCGGATCTGATGCTGCACTACGGCTCGGTGCCCTTCGACATGAACACCTACCGGCGCGGCTACCCGACCACGGACAACGCGTTCTGCCTCACCCCGAACGTCACCCGGGCACGCTCGGAGGGCACCGTGCGGCTGCGCAGCCGGGACTTCCGGGACAAGCCGAAGGTCGACCCGCGGTACTTCACGCACGAGCACGACATCCGGGTGATGATCTACGGGCTGCGCCTGGCGCGCGAGATCGCGTCCCAGGCCCCGCTCGCGCCGTGGGCCGGCGCCGAACTCGCGCCCGGCCCGGACACCACGACCGACGAGGAGCTGTTCTCGTACATCCGCGACACCCACAACACCGTGTACCACCCGGCTTGCACGGTCAGGATGGGTGCGGCCCATGACCGTTCCTCCCCGCTCGACCCGCAGCTGCGGGTGAAGGGCGTCAGCGGGCTGCGGGTCGCGGACGCGTCAGTGATGCCGTTCCTGCCCACGGTCAATCCGTGCATCACCACGATGATGATCGGCGAGAAGTGCGCGGATCTGATCAAGGCGGGCTGA
- a CDS encoding aldehyde dehydrogenase family protein, which produces MPELFIGGEWTTAVDGQVREIRCPADGTLVAVVDEAGPKDAAAAAAAARDAFDSGPWPHTPAAERGRLLLRVADLLERDKDALARAESLDTGKRLVESEYDMDDIAACFRYFGHLTAAGGTDRIVDTGNPRTDSRVVHEPVGVCVLITPWNYPLLQTAWKVAPALGAGNTFVLKPSELTPHTAVMLMRLLTEAGLPAGVANLVLGAGPAVGGPLTEDPRVDLVSFTGGLVTGRRIMAAAAPTVKKVALELGGKNPNVVFADADFEAAVDHALMAVFLHSGQVCSAGARLLVQHSLHDRFVDELIRRARAIRVGGPFDPEARTGPLISAAHRDKVAAYVAAGLAEGAVLRCGGTPPADPSLADGYYYLPTVLDECTPGMSVVRDESFGPVLTVERFRDEEEAVAVANDTMYGLAGAVWSQDVGRAQRVASRLRAGTVWINDFHPYVPQAEWGGMKQSGFGRELGPAGLAEYQETKHIWRNLDPRPQRWFE; this is translated from the coding sequence ATGCCGGAGCTGTTCATCGGTGGCGAGTGGACCACCGCCGTCGACGGGCAGGTGCGCGAGATCCGCTGCCCCGCCGACGGCACGCTCGTGGCCGTGGTCGACGAGGCGGGCCCGAAGGACGCGGCTGCGGCGGCCGCCGCCGCGCGCGACGCCTTCGACAGCGGTCCGTGGCCGCACACACCGGCCGCCGAACGCGGCCGGCTGCTGCTCCGCGTCGCCGATCTGCTGGAGCGCGACAAGGACGCACTCGCCCGCGCCGAATCCCTGGACACCGGGAAGCGGCTCGTGGAGAGCGAGTACGACATGGACGACATCGCCGCCTGCTTCCGCTACTTCGGACACCTGACGGCGGCAGGCGGCACCGACAGGATCGTGGACACCGGCAACCCGCGGACGGACAGCCGGGTGGTGCACGAGCCGGTCGGGGTGTGCGTCCTGATCACCCCGTGGAACTATCCGCTGCTGCAGACCGCGTGGAAGGTCGCCCCCGCGCTCGGCGCGGGCAACACCTTCGTCCTCAAGCCGAGCGAACTGACGCCGCACACCGCCGTCATGCTGATGCGGCTGCTGACCGAGGCTGGACTGCCCGCCGGGGTGGCCAATCTCGTCCTCGGAGCGGGGCCGGCCGTCGGCGGGCCGCTGACCGAGGACCCCAGGGTCGATCTGGTGTCCTTCACGGGCGGTCTGGTGACCGGGAGGCGCATCATGGCCGCCGCCGCGCCCACGGTGAAGAAGGTCGCCCTGGAGCTCGGCGGCAAGAACCCGAACGTCGTGTTCGCCGACGCGGACTTCGAGGCCGCCGTCGACCACGCCCTGATGGCGGTGTTCCTCCACTCGGGCCAGGTCTGTTCCGCCGGGGCGCGGCTGCTGGTGCAGCACAGCCTGCACGACCGGTTCGTCGACGAGCTGATCCGGCGGGCCCGGGCGATTCGGGTGGGCGGCCCGTTCGATCCGGAGGCCCGCACGGGTCCGCTGATCTCGGCCGCGCACCGGGACAAGGTCGCGGCGTACGTGGCGGCGGGGCTGGCCGAGGGTGCGGTGCTGCGCTGCGGCGGCACACCGCCGGCGGATCCGTCGCTGGCCGACGGTTACTACTATCTGCCGACCGTGCTGGACGAGTGCACACCGGGCATGTCGGTGGTGCGCGACGAGTCGTTCGGCCCCGTGCTCACCGTCGAACGCTTCCGTGACGAGGAGGAGGCGGTCGCGGTCGCCAACGACACGATGTACGGGCTGGCCGGCGCGGTCTGGTCGCAGGACGTCGGCCGGGCGCAGCGGGTCGCGTCCCGGCTGCGGGCCGGCACGGTGTGGATCAACGACTTCCATCCGTATGTGCCACAGGCGGAGTGGGGCGGGATGAAACAGTCCGGCTTCGGTCGCGAGCTCGGCCCGGCAGGCCTGGCCGAGTACCAGGAGACCAAGCACATCTGGCGGAATCTGGACCCGCGGCCGCAGAGGTGGTTCGAATGA
- a CDS encoding GAF domain-containing protein translates to MSDTWVALEPGTDPAERIAALRRAHSAYLTAGRVEQPVRPVVADSWRRSARARVSPEGVAGVELAGEDLGAYRESHPLARVMPLVRELTGAYAMDGEHLVAVCDAHGRLLWVEGPPATRRKAGRMNFVPGARWAEAVAGTNAPGTAITVDRPVQVFAAEHFRRPVQSWTCAAAPIHDPGTGRVLGAVDITGGDRLAHPHSLAFVGAVARAAESQLALLAPPVTAGSVRLSALGRDEALLTAGGRTLRLSRRHSEILAVLAARPEGIGGDELLVALYEDESVSSVTLRAELSRLRHLLGPELLLSRPYRLAVPVEADFRTVARQLASGAVTGALGAYPGPLLPASQAPAVARTRERLANQLRTALIARGDPGLLADWAYSPWGEDDLAVWQALACALPAAQRPVALARAQELDRLQGC, encoded by the coding sequence TTGAGCGATACATGGGTGGCCCTTGAGCCCGGCACGGATCCGGCGGAGCGCATCGCCGCCCTGCGCCGGGCACACAGCGCGTATCTGACGGCGGGACGGGTCGAGCAGCCCGTGCGTCCCGTGGTCGCCGACTCCTGGCGGCGCTCGGCCCGGGCGCGGGTCAGTCCGGAGGGTGTGGCGGGTGTCGAGCTGGCCGGTGAGGATCTCGGCGCCTACCGCGAGAGCCATCCGCTGGCGCGGGTGATGCCGCTGGTGAGGGAGCTGACGGGCGCCTACGCCATGGACGGGGAGCATCTGGTCGCGGTGTGCGACGCGCACGGCCGGCTGCTGTGGGTCGAGGGTCCGCCGGCGACCCGCCGCAAGGCGGGCCGGATGAACTTCGTGCCCGGTGCGCGCTGGGCCGAGGCGGTCGCCGGGACGAACGCGCCGGGGACGGCGATCACCGTGGACCGGCCGGTCCAGGTGTTCGCCGCCGAGCACTTCCGCCGCCCCGTGCAGTCATGGACATGCGCCGCGGCTCCGATCCACGACCCGGGAACGGGGCGGGTGCTCGGCGCGGTCGACATCACCGGCGGGGACCGGCTGGCCCATCCGCACAGCCTGGCGTTCGTCGGGGCGGTGGCCCGGGCCGCCGAGTCGCAGCTGGCGCTGCTCGCACCGCCTGTCACGGCCGGCTCTGTCCGGCTGAGCGCGCTGGGCAGGGACGAGGCGCTGCTGACGGCCGGGGGACGGACACTGCGGCTGAGCCGGCGCCACAGCGAGATCCTCGCGGTCCTGGCGGCGCGTCCCGAGGGCATAGGCGGCGACGAACTGCTGGTGGCACTGTACGAGGACGAGTCGGTCAGCTCGGTCACCCTGCGGGCGGAGCTGTCGCGGCTGCGGCATCTGCTCGGCCCGGAGCTGCTGCTCTCACGCCCGTACCGTCTCGCCGTGCCCGTCGAGGCGGACTTCCGGACGGTGGCCCGGCAGCTGGCGTCGGGCGCGGTGACCGGCGCGCTCGGCGCGTATCCGGGCCCGCTGCTGCCCGCTTCGCAGGCGCCCGCGGTCGCGCGTACCCGCGAGCGGCTGGCGAACCAGCTGCGTACGGCGCTGATCGCGCGCGGCGACCCGGGGCTGCTCGCGGACTGGGCGTACAGCCCGTGGGGCGAGGACGATCTCGCCGTGTGGCAGGCGCTGGCCTGCGCGCTGCCCGCGGCGCAGCGTCCCGTGGCACTGGCCCGCGCGCAGGAGCTGGACCGGCTGCAGGGCTGCTGA
- a CDS encoding N-acetylmuramoyl-L-alanine amidase yields MDRRSLLRRAAATAAGGVLLPAGGARAAAPAAVRAGTDHPSAQWRPAAASNYTASNRPSAHPVRYVVIHVTQQTYADTLAVFRNPAKKVSAHYVVRSSDGQVAQCVRERHIAWHAGNWTYNTQSIGIEHEGWVNRQASFTHALYERSAALTATVCDRYGIPKDRAHIIGHNEVPGATHRDPGPYWDWSRYIRLVNFA; encoded by the coding sequence ATGGACCGTCGAAGTCTGCTCCGGCGCGCCGCTGCGACAGCCGCGGGCGGTGTACTGCTGCCCGCCGGTGGTGCCCGAGCCGCCGCGCCGGCCGCCGTCCGGGCCGGTACCGACCATCCGTCCGCCCAATGGCGCCCCGCCGCCGCGTCCAACTACACCGCCTCCAACAGGCCTTCCGCCCATCCGGTGCGGTACGTCGTCATTCATGTGACCCAGCAGACCTACGCCGACACCCTGGCGGTCTTCCGGAACCCGGCGAAGAAGGTGTCCGCGCACTACGTGGTGCGCTCGTCGGACGGTCAGGTCGCCCAGTGCGTACGGGAGCGCCACATCGCCTGGCACGCGGGCAACTGGACGTACAACACCCAGAGCATCGGCATCGAGCACGAGGGCTGGGTGAACAGGCAGGCGTCCTTCACCCATGCCCTGTACGAGCGGTCGGCGGCGCTGACCGCGACAGTCTGCGACCGCTACGGCATCCCGAAGGACCGGGCCCACATCATCGGCCACAACGAGGTGCCCGGTGCCACCCACCGCGACCCGGGCCCCTACTGGGACTGGTCGCGCTACATCCGTCTCGTCAATTTCGCCTGA
- a CDS encoding SWIM zinc finger family protein encodes MSELERTFAALPPASGRGFARTWWGRSWLQALEDTALDSEQLKQGRRRAREGAVGAVSVRPGRITAVVRDRDGTAHRSDVLLQELTEEQWDRFLGMAVDRAGHIAALLDREMPPHLVEDAAAAGVELLPGIGDLEPECSCEAWDHCPHTAALCYQMARLLDEDPFVLLLMRGRGERRLLDELQVPSVTRAHVPGQDDVEKPGTAGVRADEAFAAGGILPPLPAPPPLPPEPGPGPALDTGTPPEPPLDPAALEFLASDTASRAHRMLAQALTPGHQEPSAEAELTQDQDAVRMAAQLPGPVITSRLAAATARQPAQLALAVRAWGYGAVAGLAVFEEGWTPDAEVLARATTALDEAWDAADRPQLRSAGPACWTVAGAQAQLRLSADGRWWPYREERGVWAPAGPPAADPATALAGATGDAG; translated from the coding sequence TGAGCGAGCTGGAACGGACGTTCGCCGCACTGCCTCCCGCGAGCGGGAGGGGCTTCGCACGGACGTGGTGGGGGCGCAGCTGGCTGCAGGCGCTGGAGGACACGGCCCTGGACAGCGAGCAGCTGAAGCAGGGCCGCAGGCGTGCGCGTGAGGGTGCGGTCGGCGCGGTGTCGGTGCGTCCCGGGCGGATCACCGCGGTCGTACGGGACCGGGACGGCACCGCGCACCGCAGCGATGTGCTGCTGCAGGAACTGACCGAGGAGCAATGGGACCGCTTCCTCGGCATGGCGGTGGACCGCGCAGGCCACATCGCGGCGCTCCTCGACCGCGAGATGCCACCCCATCTGGTGGAGGACGCGGCAGCCGCCGGGGTCGAACTGCTCCCGGGCATCGGTGATCTGGAGCCGGAGTGCAGCTGTGAGGCATGGGACCACTGCCCGCACACGGCCGCGCTGTGCTACCAGATGGCACGGCTGCTGGACGAGGATCCGTTCGTGCTGCTGCTGATGCGGGGGCGTGGAGAGCGCCGCCTCCTCGACGAGCTGCAGGTGCCCAGCGTGACGCGGGCGCATGTGCCCGGACAGGACGACGTCGAGAAGCCCGGAACGGCGGGCGTACGGGCGGACGAGGCGTTCGCCGCCGGTGGCATCCTGCCTCCGCTGCCCGCTCCCCCACCGCTGCCGCCCGAGCCGGGACCGGGACCGGCCCTGGACACCGGGACACCGCCGGAGCCGCCTCTCGACCCCGCGGCGCTGGAGTTCCTGGCCTCGGACACGGCGTCGCGTGCCCACCGGATGCTGGCACAGGCGCTGACGCCCGGCCATCAGGAGCCGTCGGCGGAAGCGGAACTGACGCAGGATCAGGATGCGGTACGGATGGCGGCGCAGCTGCCGGGCCCGGTGATCACGTCCCGGCTGGCAGCGGCCACCGCACGGCAGCCGGCGCAACTGGCCCTTGCGGTACGGGCATGGGGGTACGGCGCGGTAGCAGGGCTCGCGGTGTTCGAGGAGGGGTGGACGCCCGATGCCGAGGTGCTCGCGCGGGCGACGACGGCGCTCGACGAGGCATGGGACGCCGCCGACCGGCCGCAGCTGCGTTCGGCGGGTCCGGCCTGCTGGACGGTGGCCGGTGCCCAGGCGCAACTGCGGCTGAGCGCGGACGGCCGCTGGTGGCCGTACCGCGAGGAGCGCGGCGTATGGGCGCCGGCGGGCCCGCCTGCCGCCGACCCGGCGACGGCCCTGGCGGGCGCGACGGGCGACGCAGGCTGA
- a CDS encoding DUF1877 family protein, producing MSIYLHFRAVAESEIRDDHTWLAAFMSEAWENDDAEYAAGIAHSINKGWDAVNDFYAAADALYTDADEPWNLPIYGGRPVPHSADADPSDPPLMLLEPSGVSQAARFLTTVSFDELWNVVDARFSALGRTKQEHLEHHRNLQEFYGQAASAGHAVVKAVWA from the coding sequence GTGAGCATCTACCTGCACTTTCGTGCCGTGGCTGAGTCCGAGATCCGGGATGACCACACCTGGCTCGCCGCGTTCATGTCAGAGGCTTGGGAAAACGACGACGCCGAGTACGCCGCAGGCATCGCCCACTCGATCAACAAGGGCTGGGACGCTGTAAACGACTTCTACGCAGCCGCCGATGCCCTCTATACAGACGCCGACGAGCCCTGGAATTTGCCGATCTACGGCGGCCGCCCGGTACCCCACAGCGCTGACGCCGATCCCTCCGATCCCCCGCTGATGCTTCTGGAGCCGTCTGGGGTGTCACAGGCCGCGCGTTTCCTTACGACTGTCTCTTTCGACGAGCTGTGGAACGTCGTCGACGCAAGGTTCAGCGCCCTCGGCCGGACCAAGCAGGAGCACCTCGAACATCACAGGAACCTCCAAGAGTTCTACGGACAGGCGGCTTCGGCAGGCCACGCGGTGGTCAAAGCGGTATGGGCTTGA
- the exaC gene encoding acetaldehyde dehydrogenase ExaC: protein MTRYAAPGTDGAIVSYESRYDHWIGGAYVPPARGQYFENPSPVNGRPFTEVARGTSEDVERALDAAHAAAPAWGRTSPVERATVLLRIADRMEANLERLAVAESWENGKPVRETLAADIPLAIDHFRYFASAVRTQEGSLSELDDDTIAYHFHEPLGVVAQIIPWNFPILMATWKLAPALAAGNAVVLKPAEQTPVSIHLWMSMVADLLPPGVVNIVNGFGEEAGKPLASSSRVAKIAFTGETATGRLIMQYASENLKPVTLELGGKSPNIFFDDIWAVDDDLRDKALEGFTMFALNQGEVCTCPSRALIGSGHYGEFLEAGIARTELIVPGNPLDTETMIGAQASNEQLQKILSYLDIGQQEGAKVLSGGQRIEHGGELAGGYYVQPTIFEGDNRMRVFQEEIFGPVVAVTSFSDFEDAISAANDTLYGLGAGVWTRDINTAYRAGRAIQAGRVWTNCYHAYPAHAAFGGYKQSGIGRETHRMMLDHYQQTKNLLVSYSPKKLGFF from the coding sequence ATGACCCGTTACGCAGCGCCCGGTACGGACGGCGCGATCGTCTCGTACGAGTCCCGCTACGACCACTGGATCGGCGGCGCCTACGTCCCGCCCGCCCGCGGGCAGTACTTCGAGAACCCGAGTCCGGTCAACGGCAGGCCCTTCACCGAGGTGGCCCGTGGCACCTCCGAGGACGTGGAGCGGGCGCTGGATGCGGCACATGCCGCCGCACCGGCGTGGGGACGGACCTCCCCCGTCGAACGCGCCACCGTCCTGCTCAGGATCGCGGACCGGATGGAGGCGAACCTCGAACGGCTCGCGGTGGCCGAGAGCTGGGAGAACGGCAAGCCGGTGCGTGAGACTCTGGCCGCCGACATTCCGCTCGCCATCGACCACTTCCGCTACTTCGCCAGCGCCGTGCGCACCCAGGAGGGTTCGCTCAGCGAACTCGACGACGACACGATCGCCTACCACTTCCATGAGCCGCTGGGTGTGGTCGCGCAGATCATTCCGTGGAACTTCCCCATCCTGATGGCGACCTGGAAGCTGGCTCCGGCGCTGGCGGCGGGCAATGCGGTGGTGCTCAAGCCGGCCGAGCAGACCCCTGTGTCCATCCACCTCTGGATGAGCATGGTCGCCGATCTGCTGCCGCCGGGCGTGGTGAACATCGTCAACGGCTTCGGCGAGGAGGCGGGCAAGCCGCTCGCGTCCAGCAGCCGGGTCGCGAAGATCGCGTTCACGGGAGAGACCGCGACAGGGCGGCTGATCATGCAGTACGCCTCCGAGAACCTCAAGCCTGTCACGCTGGAGCTCGGCGGAAAGTCGCCGAACATCTTCTTCGACGACATCTGGGCGGTCGATGACGACCTGCGCGACAAAGCACTGGAGGGCTTCACGATGTTCGCCCTCAACCAGGGTGAGGTGTGCACCTGTCCGTCGCGGGCGCTGATCGGGAGCGGGCACTACGGCGAGTTCCTCGAGGCCGGCATCGCTCGCACGGAGCTGATCGTGCCCGGCAATCCGCTGGACACCGAGACGATGATCGGCGCGCAGGCGTCCAACGAGCAGCTCCAGAAGATCCTTTCGTATCTGGACATCGGCCAGCAGGAGGGTGCGAAGGTACTGAGCGGGGGTCAGCGCATCGAGCACGGCGGCGAGTTGGCGGGCGGCTACTACGTGCAGCCGACGATCTTCGAGGGCGACAACCGTATGCGGGTCTTCCAGGAGGAGATCTTCGGCCCGGTCGTCGCCGTCACGTCCTTCTCCGACTTCGAGGACGCGATCTCCGCGGCGAACGACACGCTGTACGGGCTCGGCGCGGGTGTCTGGACCCGCGACATCAACACCGCCTACCGCGCGGGCCGGGCCATCCAGGCGGGCCGCGTGTGGACGAACTGCTACCACGCGTACCCGGCGCACGCTGCCTTCGGGGGCTACAAGCAGTCGGGTATCGGCCGCGAGACGCACCGGATGATGCTGGACCACTACCAGCAGACGAAGAACCTGCTGGTGTCGTACTCACCCAAGAAGCTGGGCTTCTTCTAG
- a CDS encoding APC family permease, with translation MTTDRADAAPGAGGGGHDDDSLTELGYRPELKRTLGNFHTFAAGISYISILTGTFQLFYFGVAFGGPAYWWSWPMVFAGQLMVALCFCELAARYPVAGSVYNWSKKMGGPHVGWLGGWMMMTATMVTLSAVALAYQITLPRIDAGFQFVGDGSGENDAAANAVLLGSALILFSTLVNAFGVKLMARINSAGVFIELIAAVALVIFLAAHITRGPSSVLFDTAGKGAGEPLGYLGAFLTASLASAYVMYGFDTASSLGEESHNPARNAPRAILRALIASFVIGGFILLFALLAVPDLQADELATEGLQYVVLVTLGATIGEIFLWCVVVAITVCVLAVHAAGIRLMFAMARDNNLPVGSVLARVSPRFRTPVVPAVVIGVVGVVILVININQPQIFSVITSIAIIMIYLAYLLVTLPMLIQRLRGRWHPKEGRFSLGRLGLPINILAVLWGAAMSLNLAWPRAEVYNATGDQHWYLRWGAFLFIGIVAVGGFAYYWFVQRHRTGVLAEHATQTAAEPTSPS, from the coding sequence ATGACGACGGACCGGGCCGACGCGGCGCCGGGGGCCGGCGGAGGCGGACACGACGACGATTCGCTCACCGAACTGGGCTACCGCCCCGAACTGAAACGCACCCTCGGCAACTTCCACACCTTCGCCGCCGGGATCAGCTACATCTCGATCCTGACAGGCACCTTCCAGCTGTTCTACTTCGGCGTGGCCTTCGGCGGCCCCGCCTACTGGTGGTCCTGGCCGATGGTGTTCGCCGGCCAGCTGATGGTGGCGCTGTGCTTCTGCGAGCTGGCGGCCCGCTACCCGGTCGCCGGATCGGTCTACAACTGGTCGAAGAAGATGGGCGGTCCGCATGTGGGCTGGCTCGGCGGCTGGATGATGATGACGGCCACCATGGTCACGCTCTCGGCCGTGGCGCTCGCATACCAGATCACGCTGCCGCGGATCGACGCCGGGTTCCAGTTCGTGGGCGACGGGAGCGGTGAGAACGACGCGGCGGCCAACGCCGTCCTGCTGGGCTCGGCGCTCATCCTGTTCTCGACGCTGGTCAACGCATTCGGGGTCAAGCTCATGGCCCGGATCAACTCCGCCGGAGTGTTCATCGAGCTGATCGCCGCCGTCGCCCTGGTCATCTTCCTGGCCGCCCACATCACCCGCGGGCCCAGCAGCGTGCTCTTCGACACCGCCGGCAAGGGAGCCGGCGAACCCCTCGGCTACCTGGGCGCCTTCCTCACCGCCTCGCTCGCCTCCGCCTATGTGATGTACGGCTTCGACACGGCCTCGTCACTCGGGGAGGAGTCGCACAACCCCGCCCGCAACGCGCCCCGCGCGATCCTGCGGGCGCTGATCGCCTCGTTCGTCATCGGCGGTTTCATCCTGCTGTTCGCTCTGCTGGCCGTACCGGACCTGCAGGCGGACGAGCTGGCCACGGAAGGCCTGCAGTACGTGGTGCTGGTGACCCTCGGAGCGACCATCGGCGAAATCTTCCTGTGGTGCGTGGTCGTCGCGATCACCGTCTGCGTCCTCGCGGTGCATGCCGCCGGCATCCGGCTCATGTTCGCGATGGCCAGGGACAACAACCTCCCGGTGGGGTCGGTGCTCGCCCGGGTCAGCCCCCGCTTCCGGACGCCGGTGGTTCCCGCGGTCGTCATCGGCGTCGTGGGGGTGGTCATCCTGGTCATCAACATCAACCAGCCGCAGATCTTCTCGGTGATCACCAGCATCGCCATCATCATGATCTATCTGGCGTATCTGCTGGTCACGCTGCCGATGCTGATCCAGCGCCTGCGCGGCCGCTGGCATCCGAAGGAGGGCCGGTTCTCGCTCGGCCGGCTGGGACTTCCGATCAACATCCTCGCCGTGCTGTGGGGTGCGGCGATGTCCCTCAACCTCGCCTGGCCGCGCGCCGAGGTCTACAACGCCACCGGGGACCAGCACTGGTATCTGCGCTGGGGCGCGTTCCTGTTCATCGGCATCGTCGCGGTCGGCGGCTTCGCCTACTACTGGTTCGTGCAGCGTCACAGGACAGGGGTGCTGGCCGAGCATGCGACGCAGACGGCCGCCGAACCCACGTCACCCTCCTGA